A region of Candidatus Omnitrophota bacterium DNA encodes the following proteins:
- the xseA gene encoding exodeoxyribonuclease VII large subunit, with the protein MPKAITDLFASEATPEKGRHIYTISEVTRDIKIILENTFGEVWIEAEVSNFKAYPSGHFYFTLKDEGALLAAAMFKNANKAVKFKIEDGLKVICFGRIEVYAPRGQYQLIVEKIEPKGIGAQQLAFEQLKDKLFKEGLFDPKHKKELPLMPFRVGIVTSSAGAAVRDILQILRKGSSCTDVVIRAVRVQGERAAKEIAEAVDDFNQFSRQTNKGEGGIPQNAGRQVDALIICRGGGSTEDLWSFNEEIVARAIYNSRIPTISAVGHQINVTLSDLVADVFVETPSAAAKVIVDKKNALLADLDSYRYELNARLYDVLYHLRDTLTTLKGMLKSPLDRLLEKQQLLDEVTSRMDSHIRHALDMAKEKFNSFVERLEALSPLAVLSRGYSLSSLMPEGRIIKDVSELKPKDLIKTILAKGAFLSSVQEVITDERKTKL; encoded by the coding sequence ATGCCCAAAGCCATAACTGACCTTTTCGCTTCAGAAGCAACTCCTGAAAAAGGCAGGCACATCTATACTATCTCTGAAGTCACCCGGGACATCAAAATAATCCTGGAGAATACCTTCGGCGAGGTTTGGATAGAGGCAGAGGTTTCAAATTTTAAGGCTTATCCTTCAGGCCATTTTTATTTTACGCTTAAGGACGAAGGCGCGCTGCTTGCGGCGGCGATGTTTAAGAATGCGAATAAGGCCGTAAAATTTAAAATCGAAGACGGCCTCAAGGTTATCTGTTTCGGTAGAATTGAGGTTTACGCCCCGCGCGGGCAATACCAGTTAATTGTAGAGAAGATTGAGCCTAAAGGCATAGGCGCGCAACAGTTAGCCTTTGAGCAACTGAAGGATAAGTTGTTCAAAGAAGGGTTATTTGACCCCAAGCACAAAAAAGAACTTCCTCTGATGCCTTTTCGCGTCGGCATAGTTACCTCTAGCGCAGGCGCAGCAGTGCGCGATATATTACAGATACTTAGAAAAGGTTCATCCTGCACAGATGTCGTGATCCGTGCCGTAAGGGTCCAGGGAGAGCGCGCCGCGAAAGAAATAGCCGAGGCGGTGGATGACTTTAATCAATTCTCCCGCCAGACGAATAAGGGTGAAGGCGGGATCCCGCAAAATGCGGGAAGGCAGGTGGATGCGCTCATCATCTGCAGGGGAGGAGGCAGCACAGAAGACCTCTGGTCATTTAACGAGGAGATAGTCGCCAGGGCCATATATAATTCCCGGATACCGACGATTTCAGCAGTGGGCCATCAGATAAATGTGACCCTTTCTGATTTGGTTGCTGATGTCTTTGTGGAGACGCCTTCAGCCGCGGCAAAGGTGATAGTGGACAAGAAGAACGCCCTGCTTGCCGATTTGGATAGTTATAGATATGAGTTGAATGCGCGCCTTTATGATGTCCTTTACCATTTAAGGGATACCCTTACTACCCTCAAGGGTATGTTGAAGAGCCCTCTAGACAGGCTCTTAGAAAAACAGCAATTACTGGATGAAGTAACCAGCAGAATGGACTCGCATATCCGGCATGCCCTGGATATGGCCAAAGAAAAATTTAATTCCTTTGTTGAGAGGTTAGAGGCATTAAGCCCCTTGGCAGTATTATCGCGGGGGTATAGCCTCAGTAGCTTAATGCCCGAAGGCAGGATTATCAAAGATGTATCCGAACTTAAACCTAAAGACCTGATCAAAACAATTCTGGCGAAAGGGGCATTTTTAAGCTCGGTTCAGGAGGTAATCACAGATGAGAGAAAAACAAAACTTTGA